In a single window of the Carassius gibelio isolate Cgi1373 ecotype wild population from Czech Republic chromosome A12, carGib1.2-hapl.c, whole genome shotgun sequence genome:
- the tut1 gene encoding speckle targeted PIP5K1A-regulated poly(A) polymerase, whose product MELDKDIQTMQRGFHCSLCVVNIPNKPSLEDHVKGKKHQHLLRLRAQRKAQEENGVFVSGFKPDTSQTDLKEYFTQFGPVSDVIMDKDKGVYAIVEFSEPQNAQAALAQLQHQLNGLKLRVKPRERKEFKLASKGKRDSKNTQISLDKLNLEICKATSVNEQMQKVVESFELKDNEKKVRDLLVQLLQEVFTEFFPDCQIVPFGSSVNTFGIHSCDLDLFLDLENTKVFQARAKSSEVETGENQSEDCRSEDSILSDIDLSTASTAEVLELVAVILRKCVPGVHKVQTLSTARLPVVKFSHRELNLHGDITINNRLAVRNTRFLQLCSGIDSRLRPLVYTIRLWAKQKQLAGNLSGPGPLLNNYALTLLVIFYLQNRDPPVLPSVNQLKNMACEEEECIIEEWDCTFPSQPYSVPPSKNTEDLCNLLSGFFTFYSKFDFSASVVSLRDGHVLPITDFLQIDDEAASDSKPRRSSAPKLGPMNVLDPFELNHNVAGNLNERTQKNFKRECCEAEKYCRSLQYQRKSTKGKSWGLVRLFALPCEAGPRSQVGTEKVMEVSIPFKAAILPEPLRAQLALAGNGFRGLWFAKVCSAVHMVFQDILKCSPLEETQAAAVYQNLDKTDRDENEMEVNNNRSVEDSGLQAKSETGKKRPLTVEEGPSTSTDVQAKRQRLEADLEHPEPVHWTWTQRKCVWAGRRKVRRDLLKTGDVISKPEGGCVDIESRVTQSIVEKEEKLQDLLEFKVDAEVLGGDESTKVVLHFHPSQDTAGVFQDFFHFLESFLPKMAETILGRVGS is encoded by the exons ATGGAGCTCGATAAAGACATCCAGACGATGCAAAGAGGATTTCACTGCAGCCTCTGCGTCGTTAATATTCCCAACA AGCCAAGCCTGGAAGATCATGTTAAAGGAAAGAAACATCAGCATCTCCTGCGGCTCAGAGCTCAGCGCAAAGCTCAGGAGGAGAACGGTGTGTTTGTGAGTGGCTTTAAACCAGACACGTCTCAAACGGATCTGAAGGAGTATTTCACACAGTTCGGGCCGGTGTCAGATGTGATCATGGACAAGGATAAG GGTGTCTATGCTATAGTTGAGTTCTCCGAGCCACAGAACGCTCAGGCAGCTCTGGCACAGCTACAGCATCAGCTCAATGGTCTCAAGCTCCGAGTCAAGCCCAGAGAGAGGAAAGAGTTCAAACTGGCAAGCAAGGGGAAACGAGACTCCAAAAACACCCAGATCAGCCTGGACAAACTCAACCTGGAGATCTGCAAGGCTACATCT GTAAATGAGCAGATGCAGAAGGTGGTGGAGAGTTTCGAGTTGAAAGACAATGAGAAGAAAGTGAGAGATCTTCTAGTTCAGCTGCTGCAGGAAGTCTTCACAGAGTTCTTCCCAG ATTGCCAAATTGTGCCTTTTGGCTCCTCTGTGAACACATTTGGGATCCACTCCTGTGACCTTGATCTGTTCCTCGACCTTGAGAACACCAAAGTATTTCAAGCTCGTGCCAAGTCTTCTGAAGTG GAGACAGGCGAAAATCAGTCTGAGGATTGCCGTTCTGAAGATTCGATTTTGTCTGACATTGACCTGTCCACTGCCTCTACTGCTGAAGTCTTGGAGCTGGTTGCAGTCATTTTGAGGAAGTGCGTTCCAGGCGTGCACAAAGTCCAGACGCTCAGCACTGCCCGACTACCTGTGGTCAAGTTCAGTCATCGAGAGCTCAACCTCCACGGAGACATCACCATCAACAACAG ATTGGCAGTGAGAAACACTCGATTTCTACAGTTGTGTTCAGGCATTGACTCCAGACTGCGGCCCTTAGTCTACACCATCCGATTATGGGCCAAGCAGAAACAATTAGCGG ggAACCTGTCTGGCCCTGGACCGTTGTTGAATAATTACGCTCTTACACTGCTGGTGATCTTCTACCTTCAGAATCGAGACCCTCCTGTGCTTCCCTCTGTGAACCAGCTCAAAAACATGGCCT gtgAGGAAGAAGAGTGTATTATTGAAGAATGGGATTGTACATTTCCTAGTCAGCCATATAGTGTACCCCCCAGCAAAAACACTGAAGATCTCT GCAATTTGCTTTCTGGATTCTTCACCTTCTACTCTAAATTTGATTTCTCTGCATCAGTGGTGTCTCTGCGAGACGGCCATGTGCTGCCTATCACAGACTTCCTCCAAATTGATGACGAAGCGGCCTCTGATTCCAAACCAAGGCGCTCCTCTGCCCCTAAACTGGGGCCTATGAATGTCCTGGATCCATTTGAGCTAAACCACAATGTGGCCGGGAACCTTAATGAACGAACGCAAAAGAATTTCAAGAGGGAATGCTGTGAGGCTGAGAAGTACTGCCGCAGTTTGCAGTATCAGCGCAAATCAACCAAGGGCAAATCCTGGGGCCTCGTGCGGCTCTTTGCACTGCCATGTGAAGCCGGACCCCGTTCACAGGTCGGGACTGAGAAGGTAATGGAGGTCAGCATCCCCTTCAAGGCCGCTATTCTCCCAGAACCCTTGCGTGCCCAACTGGCTTTGGCTGGGAATGGTTTTAGAGGTCTTTGGTTTGCAAAGGTCTGCTCTGCTGTGCACATGGTGTttcaagatattttaaaatgttcaccTTTAGAGGAAACTCAAGCTGCAGCTGTTTATCAAAATCTGGACAAAACCGACAGGGATGAAAATGAAATGGAGGTGAATAATAACCGAAGTGTCGAAGATTCTGGTCTACAAGCCAAAAGTGAAACTGGTAAGAAGAGACCTCTTACAGTGGAGGAGGGTCCATCAACCTCCACCGATGTACAAGCTAAAAGACAGAGACTAGAAGCTGATTTGGAGCACCCAGAGCCAGTCCACTGGACTTGGACTCAAAGAAAGTGTGTTTGGGCAGGCCGACGGAAAGTGCGGAGAGATCTCTTGAAGACTGGCGATGTGATTTCCAAACCTGAAGGAGGCTGTGTTGACATCGAGAGCAGAGTGACACAGAGCATTGTGGAGAAAGAGGAGAAACTGCAAGATTTGTTG
- the ndc80 gene encoding kinetochore protein NDC80 homolog, producing MSRRPSSRYSEMPMRVTDSRMSLINATPQNKDNVFGKLNIPKPHSTTSERRTSFFGKGIGAGGQRNSMFGAYGGSEKMKDPRPLHDKAFVQQCIKQLCEFLVERGFPGSITVKALQSPSTKEFLKIYEFIYTFLEPSFQMPTSKVEEEIPRMLKDLGYPFALSKSSMYSIGAPHTWPQALGALIWLIDTVKLFSGMREQGLLFSDFSDELCDLEEGAEYNKLFMEYCSDTYNKFMQGADTFEDEDEDYLNKLKKLYSVDEALLQSQQEKHAMLMEHVERLERESQTDRLAGKRTEKLRLQADLQKLQNYRCTLEAHKTGLENKAAGLAEELEAAEIQLDGLKQERTRLQHILENQKFTPADIERINRERNELQQTIQSLNQSLEEAEQLVWNEEVNLSKTKEKAELKVAEYNKLGRKLKLIPQSAENACGHDFEIRTDYSATTITQYKTQIQNPLKNMMVDVEDEYSRLTNVKLSLEETVEQVKSNILDKENDLKHLKEQIRRVDQQLEHDMQEMAQEEEKWSAEVDSAETHKKRLEKNVRQGCEEAEEELKAAQQQYHVVVQETNEENRMVFKNLTDVFTSAVNHLCAVEKHCGEQLKRFDKLKEVIHEDEADMKELTDLVENFVKKVNSI from the exons ATGAGTCGGCGACCCAGCAGCAGATATTCTGAGATGCCCATGCGAGTGACAGACAGCAGGATGAGCCTGATCAATGCCACCCCGCAGAA TAAAGACAATGTCTTTGGCAAGCTGAACATACCGAAACCTCATTCTACCACATCTGAGAGACGAACAAGCTTTTTTGGAAA AGGCATCGGGGCAGGTGGCCAGAGGAACAGCATGTTTGGGGCTTACGGGGGCTCAGAGAAAATGAAGGACCCCAGACCCCTACATGACAAAGCTTTTGTCCAACAGTGTATCAAGCAACTTTGTGAA TTCCTGGTCGAGCGAGGATTTCCTGGCAGCATCACAGTGAAGGCTCTCCAGTCTCCATCAACAAAAGAGTTTTTAAAGATATATGAATTCATCTACACTTTCCTGGAACCGTCCTTTCAGATGCCCACTTCCAAGGTTGAGGAGGAGATCCCAAGAATGCTCAAAGATCTGGG atacCCGTTTGCACTCTCAAAAAGCTCCATGTACTCCATTGGTGCTCCTCACACGTGGCCTCAGGCTCTTGGTGCTCTTATCTGGCTCATTGACACAGTCAAG CTCTTCAGTGGTATGAGAGAGCAGGGCCTGCTGTTCTCTGACTTCTCAGATGAACTGTGTGATCTAGAGGAAGGGGCCGAGTACAACAAG CTTTTTATGGAATACTGCTCTGACACCTACAACAAGTTTATGCAGGGAGCAGATACATttgaagatgaggatgaagacTATCTTAATAAACTAA AGAAGCTGTACAGTGTGGATGAGGCGCTGTTACAGTCCCAGCAGGAGAAACATGCAATGCTGATGGAGCATGTGGAGAGACTTGAAAGAGAAAGCCAAACT GATCGTTTAGCAGGGAAGAGGACCGAGAAGCTCAGATTACAGGCTGATCTGCAGAAGCTACAAAACTATCGTTGTACTCTGGAGGCTCATAAAACTGGACTGGAGAATAAAGCTGCTGGACTAGCTGAGGAGCTCGAAGCTGCTG AGATTCAGTTGGATGGTCTGAAACAGGAGAGGACAAGGCTGCAGCACATCCTGGAGAATCAGAAGTTCACTCCAGCTGATATTGAGCGTATTAACAGAGAGAGGAATGAACTGCAGCAGACCATTCAGAGCCTAAACCAGAGTCTAGAGGAGGCGGAGCAGCTGGTGTGGAACGAGGAGGTCAACCTGTCCAAAACCAAAGAGAAG GCGGAGTTGAAGGTTGCGGAGTATAATAAACTGGGTCGTAAGCTGAAGCTCATCCCACAGTCAGCGGAAAATGCCTGTGGTCATGACTTTGAGATCAGGACTGATTACAGCGCCACTACCATCACACAGTACAAGACACAGATACAG AATCCCCTGAAGAACATGATGGTCGATGTGGAAGATGAATACAGCAGACTCACCAATGTGAAGTTGAGTTTGGAAGAGACTGTTGAACAG GTGAAGTCCAACATCCTTGATAAGGAGAATGACCTCAAGCATCTAAAGGAACAGATTCGCAGAGTCGACCAACAGCTGGAGCATGACATGCAG GAAATGGCACAAGAGGAGGAGAAGTGGTCGGCTGAGGTGGACTCTGCTGAAACTCACAAGAAGCGTTTGGAAAAGAATGTGAGGCAGGGATGCGAGGAAGCCGAGGAGGAACTCAAAGCTGCGCAACAACA GTATCACGTGGTCGTGCAGGAGACTAATGAGGAGAACCGCATGGTTTTCAAGAATCTGACTGATGTCTTCACTTCTGCAGTAAACCACCTGTGTGCAGTTGAA AAACACTGCGGCGAGCAGCTAAAAAGATTTGATAAGCTGAAGGAAGTCATTCATGAGGATGAGGCTGACATGAAAGAGCTGACGGATCTAGTGGAAAACTTTGTGAAGAAAGTGAACAGCATTTAA